From a region of the Corvus cornix cornix isolate S_Up_H32 chromosome 2, ASM73873v5, whole genome shotgun sequence genome:
- the BET1 gene encoding BET1 homolog codes for MRRAGLGDAAAAGSYGYTNSGYSVYEEENDRLTESLRTKVSAIKSLSIEIGTEVKNQNKMLSEMENDFDSTGGLLGATMGRLRTLSRGSQTKLLCYMMLFSLFVFFVIYWIIKLR; via the exons gtgatgcagcagctgcagggagctaTGGCTATACCAACAGTGGTTACAGTGTTTATGAAGAAGAGAATGACAGGTTAACAGAGAGTCTGCGTACGAAAGTCAGTGCCATTAAATCG CTTTCCATTGAAATTGGAACAGAAgttaaaaaccagaataaaatgttATCAGAAATG gaGAATGATTTTGACTCTACGGGTGGACTTCTAGGTGCAACTATGGGCAGACTAAGAACACTCTCCAGAGGAAGCCAGACAAAGCTATTATGCTACATGATGctcttttcattatttgttttttttgtaatatacTGGATTATTAAACTGAGGTGA